tccttttctgcccctTGGAGAAGACTGTGAAGAGGATATCATCCTCAGGGCCAACACCCAAAGACCTTGCTAAGATGGCTCCAGCCTTAGACAAGTAGGCTGCCTGGAGCAACCGGTACTCCACCCCATTCTTCTCACAGCCAATGGGCACCTCAACATAGGAGTTAAAGGCTGTGTCCTCCTTACAAAGCCGGACCAGCTTGGAGGTATAAACCTGCTCCTTTGTGGTGGAACCAGGTGGTGAAATCATCTCAGGCTGCAGAGTCAGGAAATAGACAAAGTTACCACTGCTGAAGCCATAAATGTAGTAGATATCAAAGTCAGGGATGATGGTAAAGGTGTCTGAGGGGATCTTGATCATAGAGGCCACAAACTCATCATGAAAGACATATGCAAACATCCCATCTGCCTCGGAGTTCTTGGTGAGCTTTCTGCTGGAAATAGTGGGGAAATACTCAGGTTTGCCATCCACAGCAGTGGCAATGAACAACTTGTCATCCATGTTGCTGTAAGAAACAATGACTCCAAAAACAGAGCCACTTTCATTCACCCCAGAGAGATAATGCTCCTTCTTGTGGAAGGGCTCTCCCAGCTTGAAGAGGTCATCCAGCCTCAAAAGCTTGCAGATGCCCTGGTAAAGACTCCCACAGGCTATCAATCGATTCTCCTTGTAGTCTATGAGGAGCATTTTGTTTATGTTGTTAGTAGGCGTCAAGGGTTCGTTGCAGGTTTGGACTATCCTGGGAGGATAACACTTGGGATTATCTTCATCAGGACCGGTCTGGTGAGTCACCAGGACCTTCAGGTCACTGGAGAGTTTGTAGATCCTGTTGACAGCTCCCAAGTAAATGTGCCCAGTTCTTTCATCAACCACCAAGTGGTTGAAGTTTCCCTCTGCTTGGTCTCCAGTGAAAGTGATGAAGGGCCTCTTTGGATGGAGTGGCTGCTGCCTACCAAGAGGCGACACTGTGGTGGATAGCAGGAGGTGAGAAACCAGGCAAGTCCATTTCCACATGGCCAGTGACATGATTAGAAATGTTTGTATTCCCAAGGGAACGAGGATTAAAAGCTGTAAGAGTCTTCAAAAAGCCAATTCCCTGGCAGATTTTGTCCtacaagcaaagagaaaagaaaacaaaagtacaTTACTATGGAGtattccttcctcctccctccttcacAACCATGCCATCATCAGAGTGTATTTAATTGCTAATCCTCCCTTTCTCGTCTCTGAGCTCTCTGCTTAAAACCAGCACAAAGGGAGCCCTCCTGAAAGGAAAGATGCTGTTAGAATGAGCAGAAATCACATTGCAGAATAATAAACCAGCACCCTTTTACTCTCCATTACACGCACACGTGCCCCATGGTGCAGCACGAAAATCCACGGGAAGCCAGAGCAGTGGAGAAGGCtaatggtagaaacaacaagCAGTATTGCTGTTTGCGTTGCCAACTTTGACCCAACTGCACATTTGCTATCTAAGAAGACGGGACAGAAGGATTATTATCCTGCTCTTCTGGATAAGGGACTGAAGCCTAGGGAAGGTCAGGGACCTGCTTACAGGGACAGGTCCAGATGGATGCTGAGCTCTTTTGCAACCCTTGAAGTTTGCCAGGAAGAAGCCAGATCTGGTCTGACATTAACACCCTTTCAGGGAGCCCTTGGTCCAGAACAGGCCTGTTTGGACAGGCTCTCTGTGGCTTCCAGATCAAAGCTGCCTCATGCCGGTCCAGCTTGGAGTACAGACGTAGGA
The Phalacrocorax aristotelis chromosome 1, bGulAri2.1, whole genome shotgun sequence DNA segment above includes these coding regions:
- the PLXNA4 gene encoding plexin-A4 isoform X3, with product MSLAMWKWTCLVSHLLLSTTVSPLGRQQPLHPKRPFITFTGDQAEGNFNHLVVDERTGHIYLGAVNRIYKLSSDLKVLVTHQTGPDEDNPKCYPPRIVQTCNEPLTPTNNINKMLLIDYKENRLIACGSLYQGICKLLRLDDLFKLGEPFHKKEHYLSGVNESGSVFGVIVSYSNMDDKLFIATAVDGKPEYFPTISSRKLTKNSEADGMFAYVFHDEFVASMIKIPSDTFTIIPDFDIYYIYGFSSGNFVYFLTLQPEMISPPGSTTKEQVYTSKLVRLCKEDTAFNSYVEVPIGCEKNGVEYRLLQAAYLSKAGAILARSLGVGPEDDILFTVFSKGQKRKMKSLDESALCIFVLKKINDRIKDRLQSCYRGEGTLDLAWLKVKDIPCSSALLTIDDNFCGLDMNAPLGVSSMVRGLPIFTEDGDRMTSVIAYVYKNHSLAFVGTKSGKLKKMYWILGSRGQQRQTP
- the PLXNA4 gene encoding plexin-A4 isoform X2, whose product is MSLAMWKWTCLVSHLLLSTTVSPLGRQQPLHPKRPFITFTGDQAEGNFNHLVVDERTGHIYLGAVNRIYKLSSDLKVLVTHQTGPDEDNPKCYPPRIVQTCNEPLTPTNNINKMLLIDYKENRLIACGSLYQGICKLLRLDDLFKLGEPFHKKEHYLSGVNESGSVFGVIVSYSNMDDKLFIATAVDGKPEYFPTISSRKLTKNSEADGMFAYVFHDEFVASMIKIPSDTFTIIPDFDIYYIYGFSSGNFVYFLTLQPEMISPPGSTTKEQVYTSKLVRLCKEDTAFNSYVEVPIGCEKNGVEYRLLQAAYLSKAGAILARSLGVGPEDDILFTVFSKGQKRKMKSLDESALCIFVLKKINDRIKDRLQSCYRGEGTLDLAWLKVKDIPCSSALLTIDDNFCGLDMNAPLGVSSMVRGLPIFTEDGDRMTSVIAYVYKNHSLAFVGTKSGKLKKIRVDGTTKNTLEYEIVQVVDAGPILRDMAFSVDHEHLYIMSEKQELENKSKKR